The following proteins come from a genomic window of Scomber japonicus isolate fScoJap1 chromosome 4, fScoJap1.pri, whole genome shotgun sequence:
- the LOC128357306 gene encoding glucose-6-phosphate 1-dehydrogenase isoform X1 yields MSEKMTNIPLSRSEVFGELRKELHEDEEFHQSDAHIFIIMGASGDLAKKKIYPTLWWLFRDGLLPEQTYFVGFARSDLTVDAIRSACLPYLKVTDTEADRLSAFFSRNTYISGKYADEASFSKLNTHILSLPGGTEANRLFYLALPPTVYHDVTKNIRHHCMSQKGWNRVIVEKPFGHDLQSSEELTAHLSSLFTEEQIYRIDHYLGKEMVQNLMVLRFGNRIFGPIWNRDSVACVVLTFKEPFGTQGRGGYFDDFGIIRDVMQNHLLQMLCLVAMEKPASTSSDDVRDEKVKVLKCIAPASMSDVVLGQYVGDPEGEGDAKLGYLDDTTVPKGSTQATFATVVLYVHNERWDGVPFILRCGKALNERKAEVRLQFTDVPGDIFADQCRRNELVVRVQPNEAVYAKMMSKKPGVYFSPEETELDLTYKSRYKDVKLPDAYERLILDVFCGSQMHFVRSDELREAWRIFTPLLHHIDKEKPKPTLYKYGSRGPVEADDLAKRVGFRYEGTYKWVNPHRL; encoded by the exons GGGGATCTGGCTAAGAAGAAAATCTACCCAACTCTTTG GTGGCTGTTTAGAGACGGCCTCCTCCCCGAGCAGACGTATTTTGTGGGCTTTGCTCGCTCTGACCTGACAGTTGATGCCATCCGGAGCGCATGCTTGCCATACCTTAAG GTGACGGACACAGAAGCAGATCGGTTGTCAGCGTTCTTCAGCAGGAACACCTACATCAGTGGGAAATATGCAGATGAGGCTTCATTCTCCaagctcaacacacacatcctgtcGCTGCCTGGAGGAACCGAGGCAAACCGTCTCTTCTACCTGGCTCTGCCACCCACTGTCTACCACGATGTTACCAAGAACATCAGGCACCACTGTATGAGCCAAAA aggCTGGAACAGGGTGATTGTAGAGAAGCCGTTTGGACATGACCTTCAGAGCTCTGAGGAGCTGACCGCTCACCTCTCCTCGCTCTTCACCGAGGAGCAGATCTACCGTATAGATCACTATCTGGGCAAAGAAATGGTGCAGAACCTGATGGTGCTCAG GTTTGGAAACCGCATCTTTGGGCCGATCTGGAACAGGGACAGCGTGGCCTGTGTTGTCCTCACCTTTAAAGAACCCTTTGGCACTCAGGGGCGAGGAGGATACTTTGATGATTTTGGCATCATCCG CGATGTCATGCAGAACCACTTGCTCCAGATGCTTTGTCTGGTTGCCATGGAGAAACCAGCATCCACCAGCTCTGACGATGTCAGGGATGAAAAG GTGAAAGTGCTGAAGTGCATTGCTCCAGCGTCCATGTCAGATGTGGTGCTTGGCCAGTATGTGGGGGATCCAGAGGGTGAGGGAGATGCCAAACTGGGTTACCTTGACGATACTACTGTACCTAAAGGATCGACTCAGGCCACCTTCGCCACAGTAGTGCTCTACGTGCACAACGAGCGCTGGGATG GTGTTCCTTTCATCCTCCGCTGTGGAAAAGCTTTGAATGAGAGGAAGGCTGAGGTGCGGCTGCAGTTCACAGATGTGCCTGGGGACATTTTTGCGGATCAGTGTCGCAGGAATGAGCTGGTGGTGCGTGTGCAGCCGAACGAGGCCGTCTACGCCAAGATGATGAGCAAGAAACCCGGCGTGTACTTCAGCCCTGAGGAGACTGAGCTGGACCTCACCTACAAGAGTAGATACAAG gatgtgAAGCTTCCAGACGCTTATGAACGTCTCATCCTGGACGTCTTCTGTGGGAGTCAGATGCACTTTGTACGCAG tgaTGAACTAAGGGAAGCATGGAGGATCTTCACACCCCTCCTTCATCATATAGACAAGGAGAAGCCGAAACCGACTCTTTACAAATATGGAAG CCGTGGCCCAGTAGAAGCAGACGATCTTGCAAAGAGAGTTGGATTCCGCTACGAAGGCACATACAAATGGGTCAACCCTCACAGACTTTGA
- the LOC128357306 gene encoding glucose-6-phosphate 1-dehydrogenase isoform X2, giving the protein MTNIPLSRSEVFGELRKELHEDEEFHQSDAHIFIIMGASGDLAKKKIYPTLWWLFRDGLLPEQTYFVGFARSDLTVDAIRSACLPYLKVTDTEADRLSAFFSRNTYISGKYADEASFSKLNTHILSLPGGTEANRLFYLALPPTVYHDVTKNIRHHCMSQKGWNRVIVEKPFGHDLQSSEELTAHLSSLFTEEQIYRIDHYLGKEMVQNLMVLRFGNRIFGPIWNRDSVACVVLTFKEPFGTQGRGGYFDDFGIIRDVMQNHLLQMLCLVAMEKPASTSSDDVRDEKVKVLKCIAPASMSDVVLGQYVGDPEGEGDAKLGYLDDTTVPKGSTQATFATVVLYVHNERWDGVPFILRCGKALNERKAEVRLQFTDVPGDIFADQCRRNELVVRVQPNEAVYAKMMSKKPGVYFSPEETELDLTYKSRYKDVKLPDAYERLILDVFCGSQMHFVRSDELREAWRIFTPLLHHIDKEKPKPTLYKYGSRGPVEADDLAKRVGFRYEGTYKWVNPHRL; this is encoded by the exons GGGGATCTGGCTAAGAAGAAAATCTACCCAACTCTTTG GTGGCTGTTTAGAGACGGCCTCCTCCCCGAGCAGACGTATTTTGTGGGCTTTGCTCGCTCTGACCTGACAGTTGATGCCATCCGGAGCGCATGCTTGCCATACCTTAAG GTGACGGACACAGAAGCAGATCGGTTGTCAGCGTTCTTCAGCAGGAACACCTACATCAGTGGGAAATATGCAGATGAGGCTTCATTCTCCaagctcaacacacacatcctgtcGCTGCCTGGAGGAACCGAGGCAAACCGTCTCTTCTACCTGGCTCTGCCACCCACTGTCTACCACGATGTTACCAAGAACATCAGGCACCACTGTATGAGCCAAAA aggCTGGAACAGGGTGATTGTAGAGAAGCCGTTTGGACATGACCTTCAGAGCTCTGAGGAGCTGACCGCTCACCTCTCCTCGCTCTTCACCGAGGAGCAGATCTACCGTATAGATCACTATCTGGGCAAAGAAATGGTGCAGAACCTGATGGTGCTCAG GTTTGGAAACCGCATCTTTGGGCCGATCTGGAACAGGGACAGCGTGGCCTGTGTTGTCCTCACCTTTAAAGAACCCTTTGGCACTCAGGGGCGAGGAGGATACTTTGATGATTTTGGCATCATCCG CGATGTCATGCAGAACCACTTGCTCCAGATGCTTTGTCTGGTTGCCATGGAGAAACCAGCATCCACCAGCTCTGACGATGTCAGGGATGAAAAG GTGAAAGTGCTGAAGTGCATTGCTCCAGCGTCCATGTCAGATGTGGTGCTTGGCCAGTATGTGGGGGATCCAGAGGGTGAGGGAGATGCCAAACTGGGTTACCTTGACGATACTACTGTACCTAAAGGATCGACTCAGGCCACCTTCGCCACAGTAGTGCTCTACGTGCACAACGAGCGCTGGGATG GTGTTCCTTTCATCCTCCGCTGTGGAAAAGCTTTGAATGAGAGGAAGGCTGAGGTGCGGCTGCAGTTCACAGATGTGCCTGGGGACATTTTTGCGGATCAGTGTCGCAGGAATGAGCTGGTGGTGCGTGTGCAGCCGAACGAGGCCGTCTACGCCAAGATGATGAGCAAGAAACCCGGCGTGTACTTCAGCCCTGAGGAGACTGAGCTGGACCTCACCTACAAGAGTAGATACAAG gatgtgAAGCTTCCAGACGCTTATGAACGTCTCATCCTGGACGTCTTCTGTGGGAGTCAGATGCACTTTGTACGCAG tgaTGAACTAAGGGAAGCATGGAGGATCTTCACACCCCTCCTTCATCATATAGACAAGGAGAAGCCGAAACCGACTCTTTACAAATATGGAAG CCGTGGCCCAGTAGAAGCAGACGATCTTGCAAAGAGAGTTGGATTCCGCTACGAAGGCACATACAAATGGGTCAACCCTCACAGACTTTGA